A portion of the Leptospira noumeaensis genome contains these proteins:
- a CDS encoding LA_1737 family protein: MDIFRRTLSTLYESIFVFIIFTLPHGLYAKTWYDLESEKETKIYGSERSAKFTASNIFYDVENWTNHHSVRALGFYRYYDYPKAKTKSIFPFYYHIQSKSDNREYKRILNLNKTVEKEAVDQSFYPFVFWGKDTNSSYLTTVPFFFSNKNDVRSRFGFPILPLLYYHNRETAGENKNHYTRLLTLLHLEVNDRKGLHEFSIFPLVYYSKENYLFLPLVLFYQNNRSNFNEYWFGPIYYSEDKAKDERLIVGFPFIGHYRAPGKEFDLIFPLYINYSDSEEDYHINLLWYTKTNSANVDLATNDGNVYIDFDFGVFYNLVGYSQRTKVLDSKLVTEKIKPPEIKDPKVIKKREFKRESSDSFIGYNLLFGVFSYERADSKKHIRLLPLAWFTWDESSDDNVVLLPPFFPIWFSYQSDDLEYKVLFPLYGKQKDKDSEFRDYLLNLYLTEDVKENNRKEKSYFWPLVNVYESDSNSGHRVLPFYIHRNEFKQEVTTSKTYTLFSIYNQTKRSNSLYNEFLFWPLWIVYENRSYSEIQKEITIWITPFFYRHSSETSTRTNLFWFVDWEWYQEKNLSKNDNSKSINKYESKETLSHILIFPFYKTNSSFSVIPLSFNSWNSDSFTTFSFLNYLEWNRTGHYYNFLYLIESENTESKYQFKSLGGLFWNFDKSQNNINRLTFMWLGYDDKSYRKIYNFFPIVRTADAAGEKSRLYGPFLYYLFDSEEEKTELVLAGLGYYHNQTKSDNQYSTYLLLGALYQEKTEIERGYVKRGSLWGWLWEYQTEDNGYEKFSILKLFSYTKETDGTKKILGITI, from the coding sequence ATGGACATTTTTAGACGAACTCTGAGCACTCTCTATGAATCCATTTTTGTTTTCATTATTTTTACACTTCCCCATGGATTGTATGCTAAAACTTGGTATGATTTAGAATCGGAGAAGGAAACAAAAATTTATGGAAGTGAAAGGAGTGCTAAGTTTACTGCCAGTAATATTTTCTACGACGTAGAAAACTGGACAAATCATCATTCGGTTCGTGCATTAGGATTCTATCGGTATTACGATTATCCAAAAGCAAAAACAAAATCCATTTTTCCATTTTATTACCATATTCAAAGTAAGTCCGACAATCGTGAATACAAACGAATACTCAATCTCAATAAAACGGTAGAAAAGGAAGCGGTGGATCAATCCTTTTATCCATTTGTTTTTTGGGGAAAAGACACAAATAGTTCTTACTTAACCACAGTTCCTTTTTTCTTTTCTAATAAAAATGATGTACGAAGTCGTTTTGGATTTCCCATTTTGCCATTGTTATACTATCATAACCGAGAAACTGCCGGAGAAAATAAAAACCATTATACTAGACTACTTACTTTATTACATCTTGAAGTAAATGATAGAAAAGGACTTCATGAATTTTCAATTTTTCCTTTAGTTTATTATTCCAAAGAAAACTATTTGTTCCTTCCTTTGGTATTGTTTTATCAAAATAATAGATCTAACTTTAATGAATATTGGTTTGGGCCAATTTATTATTCTGAGGATAAGGCAAAGGATGAACGGTTGATTGTTGGTTTTCCGTTTATTGGGCACTACCGCGCACCAGGAAAAGAATTTGATTTAATTTTTCCATTATATATCAATTATTCTGATTCAGAAGAAGACTATCATATTAATTTGTTATGGTATACAAAGACAAATTCCGCAAATGTTGATTTGGCGACTAACGATGGAAATGTTTATATAGATTTTGATTTCGGAGTTTTTTATAATTTAGTTGGTTACTCACAAAGAACTAAAGTTTTGGATTCGAAGTTAGTTACGGAAAAAATAAAACCTCCAGAAATAAAAGACCCTAAAGTAATTAAAAAAAGGGAATTCAAACGAGAGAGTAGCGATAGTTTTATTGGTTATAATTTGTTATTTGGCGTTTTTTCTTATGAAAGAGCTGACTCTAAAAAACATATTCGCTTGTTACCGCTTGCATGGTTTACATGGGATGAGAGTTCAGATGATAATGTTGTTCTTTTGCCACCATTTTTCCCTATTTGGTTTAGTTACCAATCGGATGATTTGGAATATAAAGTTCTATTTCCTTTGTATGGAAAACAAAAAGACAAAGATTCTGAATTTCGCGATTATTTACTCAATTTATACTTAACTGAAGATGTAAAAGAAAACAATCGGAAGGAGAAATCTTATTTTTGGCCTCTTGTAAATGTTTATGAATCAGATTCCAATTCCGGTCATAGGGTTCTTCCATTTTACATCCATCGTAATGAATTCAAACAAGAAGTTACTACCAGTAAAACCTATACATTGTTTTCAATATACAATCAAACAAAACGTTCTAATTCATTGTATAATGAGTTTTTATTTTGGCCACTATGGATTGTTTATGAAAATAGAAGTTATTCAGAAATCCAAAAAGAAATTACGATTTGGATCACACCATTCTTTTATAGACACTCAAGCGAAACTTCGACTAGGACAAATTTATTTTGGTTTGTAGATTGGGAATGGTATCAGGAGAAGAACCTATCTAAAAACGATAATTCAAAATCCATCAATAAATATGAATCAAAAGAAACACTATCTCATATTTTGATTTTTCCTTTTTATAAAACAAATTCTAGTTTTTCTGTGATTCCATTATCTTTTAATTCCTGGAATTCTGATAGTTTTACAACTTTTAGTTTTTTGAATTATCTCGAATGGAATCGAACAGGACATTATTACAACTTTCTTTATTTGATCGAATCAGAAAATACTGAATCGAAGTATCAGTTTAAAAGTCTGGGTGGTTTGTTCTGGAATTTTGATAAAAGCCAAAATAACATAAATCGACTTACATTTATGTGGCTCGGTTACGATGATAAATCCTATCGTAAGATTTATAATTTTTTCCCGATTGTCAGGACTGCCGATGCCGCGGGAGAAAAATCGAGACTTTATGGACCTTTCCTTTATTATCTTTTCGATTCAGAAGAAGAAAAAACTGAGTTGGTTTTGGCCGGTCTTGGTTATTATCATAATCAAACAAAATCCGATAATCAATACTCAACATATTTGTTATTAGGCGCTTTATACCAAGAAAAAACGGAGATAGAAAGAGGATATGTTAAAAGAGGAAGCCTTTGGGGTTGGCTTTGGGAGTATCAAACAGAAGACAATGGATATGAAAAATTTTCCATCTTAAAATTGTTTTCTTATACAAAAGAAACAGATGGGACCAAAAAAATTCTAGGAATCACAATATAA
- a CDS encoding NADPH-dependent FMN reductase: MIKTKPKILAISGGISPTSYNRKILNTLKQDFSNAFEMEVYDEIINFPFFLSGISEEETPVIIKEFLKKIQNADGILICSPEYVFSIPGVLKNALEWAVSSVVFTDKPVALITAASVGEKAHESLLLVLKTIGAKLSEETNLLISGVKAKITLDGQISDLSTKQSIQNLMDVFLDSLKLK; the protein is encoded by the coding sequence ATGATTAAAACAAAACCGAAAATACTTGCAATTTCAGGTGGAATTAGTCCGACTTCATATAATAGAAAAATTTTAAATACATTAAAACAAGATTTTTCAAATGCATTTGAGATGGAGGTATATGATGAAATAATAAATTTTCCATTTTTTCTTTCTGGAATTTCAGAGGAAGAAACTCCTGTAATTATAAAAGAATTTTTGAAAAAAATTCAAAACGCAGATGGAATCCTTATCTGTTCACCCGAATATGTGTTTAGTATTCCTGGAGTCTTAAAAAATGCATTGGAATGGGCTGTCTCTTCCGTAGTGTTTACTGATAAACCGGTAGCTTTAATCACAGCTGCATCTGTTGGCGAAAAAGCTCATGAATCTTTACTTTTAGTATTAAAAACAATTGGCGCTAAATTATCAGAAGAAACTAACTTACTCATTTCTGGTGTCAAAGCGAAGATAACTTTAGATGGACAAATCAGCGACTTATCAACAAAACAATCCATCCAAAATCTGATGGATGTGTTTTTGGATTCACTAAAACTAAAATAG
- a CDS encoding NAD(P)H-dependent oxidoreductase — MKTKQRNILVVLGHPNPNSLCGHLAETYVNSAKNAGHTVGFLKLADLKFDYNLYMGHKKDSTPTLEPDLIQSQKLISEADHLVFVFPSWWASMPAVLKAWIDRVFLPGFSFKYRKNSPLPEKLLVGKTARIIVTMDAPSWYYKWFNKSPGIQLLKFGTLEFCGVTPVKVTIFGEVRTRKPKHFLKWTNIVESLAIHGE; from the coding sequence ATGAAAACCAAACAAAGGAATATCCTCGTTGTCCTTGGTCATCCTAATCCCAATTCACTTTGTGGCCATTTGGCAGAGACTTATGTTAATTCTGCAAAAAATGCAGGTCATACTGTGGGTTTTTTGAAATTAGCTGATCTGAAATTCGATTATAATTTATATATGGGTCATAAAAAAGATTCTACACCGACTCTCGAACCAGATTTGATACAAAGCCAAAAATTAATTTCAGAAGCAGACCATCTAGTTTTTGTTTTTCCTAGTTGGTGGGCGAGTATGCCTGCAGTTTTAAAGGCCTGGATTGATCGTGTTTTTTTACCGGGATTTTCTTTTAAGTATAGAAAAAACTCACCATTGCCCGAAAAACTTTTGGTAGGTAAAACAGCTCGTATCATCGTAACAATGGATGCTCCCAGTTGGTATTATAAATGGTTCAATAAATCTCCCGGTATCCAGTTATTAAAATTTGGAACTTTAGAATTTTGTGGAGTGACGCCTGTAAAAGTTACAATTTTTGGTGAAGTAAGAACTCGTAAACCAAAACACTTTCTCAAGTGGACAAACATTGTGGAATCATTAGCAATTCACGGGGAATGA
- a CDS encoding FAD-binding dehydrogenase, whose protein sequence is MVVKRNDVIIIGAGIAGLVAAYECLNQGKSVLILERDTEEHLGGLAKLSFGGMALVGTPIQKRLGIKDTPTIALDDWFSFANFGSEDVFPKQWAEQYVHESLGQVYHWLGNLDLHFFPVVNWVERGEYKRGNSVPRYHVLWGTGHRLVERFEELLKKHRHIAKLSYLFEHKVTDLIKENGRIVGCIAEQEKTGEKDLTFYADHVMVATGGITGCLNKVREHWHKPWGEAPKEMLNGSHPFADGLVHDAVKKHGGNLTHLDKMWNYAAGIPNPKPQFDAHGLSLIPCKSALWLDHSGRRIGPEPMMTGFDTNELCRRISRLEKPYTWQLLNWRIAARELAVSGSEHNPMIRDRKLFMFLKEILFGNHRLVRQLQKESDHFLVANNLRELADKMNHLNGDHSIDYEVLKQEVTQYDDVIKRGKGLWNDDQLRRIQHARSWRSDRVRTCAPKPILDPSAGPLIAIKLRLITRKSLGGIQTDLESRVLDKLGVPIEGLYAIGEAAGFGGGGASGFKSLEGTFLSGCILTARAAAKSVNNGVSFKG, encoded by the coding sequence GTGGTCGTAAAAAGAAACGATGTCATTATAATCGGTGCAGGAATCGCAGGTTTGGTAGCAGCATATGAATGTCTTAACCAAGGGAAATCTGTTTTAATTTTAGAAAGAGATACCGAAGAACATTTAGGGGGACTCGCTAAACTATCATTTGGTGGGATGGCCCTGGTTGGCACCCCGATACAAAAACGTTTGGGAATCAAAGATACTCCCACAATTGCATTGGATGATTGGTTTTCTTTTGCAAACTTTGGTTCGGAGGATGTTTTTCCAAAACAATGGGCGGAACAATATGTCCATGAAAGTCTTGGACAAGTGTACCATTGGCTAGGAAACCTTGATTTACATTTTTTTCCAGTGGTCAATTGGGTAGAAAGAGGGGAATACAAAAGAGGCAACTCAGTTCCTCGTTATCATGTTCTCTGGGGAACTGGTCACCGTTTGGTGGAACGTTTTGAAGAATTATTAAAAAAACATCGCCACATTGCAAAACTAAGTTATTTATTTGAACACAAAGTAACAGATTTAATCAAAGAAAACGGTAGGATTGTAGGTTGTATCGCTGAACAAGAGAAAACGGGAGAGAAAGATCTAACGTTTTATGCAGATCATGTGATGGTAGCAACAGGTGGCATTACAGGTTGTCTTAATAAGGTGCGTGAACATTGGCACAAACCCTGGGGTGAAGCACCAAAAGAAATGTTGAATGGATCTCATCCTTTTGCCGATGGTCTAGTCCATGATGCCGTAAAGAAACATGGCGGAAACCTCACTCATTTGGATAAAATGTGGAATTACGCTGCGGGCATTCCCAATCCTAAACCACAATTTGATGCTCACGGACTCAGCCTAATTCCTTGTAAGTCGGCCTTATGGCTCGACCATTCGGGTCGTCGGATTGGACCCGAGCCAATGATGACCGGTTTTGATACCAACGAACTCTGCCGTAGGATTTCTAGATTAGAAAAACCTTATACTTGGCAACTTCTGAATTGGAGAATTGCGGCCAGAGAACTCGCCGTTTCTGGTTCAGAACACAATCCGATGATCCGTGATCGCAAACTATTTATGTTTCTAAAAGAAATATTGTTTGGTAACCACCGCCTCGTGCGACAGTTACAAAAAGAAAGCGATCATTTTCTAGTTGCAAACAACTTGCGAGAGTTAGCTGACAAAATGAATCATTTGAATGGCGATCATTCGATTGATTACGAAGTATTAAAACAAGAAGTCACTCAGTATGATGATGTGATTAAACGCGGCAAAGGACTTTGGAACGACGACCAATTAAGAAGAATCCAACATGCAAGGTCATGGCGTTCCGATCGTGTTCGGACTTGTGCCCCCAAACCCATTCTGGATCCAAGTGCAGGTCCCCTCATTGCGATCAAACTAAGACTGATCACACGAAAAAGTCTCGGAGGAATCCAAACAGACTTAGAAAGCAGAGTATTAGACAAGTTAGGTGTTCCGATAGAAGGATTGTATGCCATAGGTGAGGCGGCCGGATTTGGCGGAGGCGGTGCTAGTGGATTTAAGTCTCTAGAAGGAACTTTTTTATCTGGTTGTATACTGACAGCAAGAGCAGCGGCAAAGTCGGTCAACAACGGTGTTTCATTTAAAGGATAA
- a CDS encoding ABC transporter substrate-binding protein has product MEKVTLHLKWFHQFQFAGYYAALEKGYYQDVGLNVELLESTVGIKGIHEKVIRSTGQYGVGSNELIQERYKGKPVVVLAVIFQHSPSVLYFKKTSNIQSIHDLAGKRVMLTPRMDEIVAYLKKEGIELKDLQLLEHRFNPDDLISGKVDAFSGYATTQAYDFQKAGFPFVEYSPRVAGIDFYGDNFFTSEAEVREHPERVKAFREATLRGWIYAMNHQEEIVDLIYNQYSQKNSKERLLFEAKQMTPLIQPVLVEMGYMNPGRWRHINEVYSELGMLPKNINLKGFIYDPNPQTNYDWVYYTFGVVIFSLIVLGFVQWRRLNKQYSENLKKQVEVRTEELKQSNEYLQVLNQSLLNTLKELTEAQDKLLASEKLAVLGQLAAGMAHELNTPLGAIVSSNFLLSDFLKQKLIHVIDIIVGFNKEDSIRFYLVLEESLKNQTFMEGKAERLIKKELALKYSSIKKMDLYGEHIQLVVGTGAFRLGDRLIQILESENSLQILEAVSSITSAYRSNQIISVASEKATHVIRALKSYLVSDKDILNGNSVVDLVFEIETILSLYHYNLTKVTIVKSYLTDKKCKGNRDKLNQVWINLLNNALQAMSYNGTIEIKIQLVENFIKVSIIDSGTGISESIKRKIFDPFFTTKPDGEGMGLGLDICKKIITQMDGKIELEEVPLGACFSVWLPVAET; this is encoded by the coding sequence ATGGAAAAAGTAACCCTGCACCTTAAATGGTTTCATCAATTCCAATTCGCAGGATATTATGCAGCCCTCGAAAAAGGTTATTATCAAGACGTCGGTCTTAATGTAGAACTTTTGGAAAGTACAGTTGGTATTAAAGGGATTCACGAAAAAGTAATTCGTTCTACTGGCCAATATGGGGTTGGTAGTAATGAACTGATTCAAGAACGATACAAAGGAAAACCTGTGGTTGTATTGGCTGTAATTTTTCAACATTCTCCATCGGTTCTATATTTCAAAAAAACATCCAATATTCAGAGCATTCATGACCTTGCCGGGAAACGGGTGATGTTAACGCCAAGGATGGATGAAATTGTTGCTTATCTAAAGAAAGAAGGTATTGAATTAAAAGACTTACAATTGCTAGAACATAGGTTTAATCCCGATGATTTAATTTCTGGAAAGGTAGATGCATTTTCTGGGTATGCAACCACTCAAGCCTACGATTTCCAAAAAGCCGGATTTCCTTTTGTAGAATACTCCCCTAGAGTAGCAGGAATTGATTTTTATGGAGATAACTTTTTTACAAGTGAAGCCGAAGTTCGGGAACATCCCGAAAGAGTAAAAGCCTTTCGAGAAGCAACGCTTCGTGGTTGGATATACGCAATGAATCATCAAGAAGAAATTGTTGATTTAATTTATAATCAATACTCACAAAAAAATTCGAAAGAAAGATTACTTTTTGAAGCAAAACAAATGACTCCGCTCATCCAACCAGTCCTTGTGGAAATGGGTTATATGAATCCGGGAAGGTGGAGACATATCAATGAAGTTTATTCTGAGCTTGGAATGCTTCCGAAGAACATTAATCTAAAAGGATTTATTTACGATCCCAATCCTCAAACAAACTATGATTGGGTTTATTATACGTTTGGTGTTGTGATTTTTTCTTTGATTGTTTTAGGTTTTGTACAGTGGAGAAGACTTAATAAACAATATTCTGAAAATTTAAAGAAACAAGTTGAGGTTAGAACAGAAGAATTAAAACAATCCAATGAATATTTGCAGGTTTTAAACCAGAGTTTGTTAAATACCTTAAAGGAATTAACAGAAGCTCAAGATAAGCTTCTTGCTTCAGAAAAACTAGCGGTACTCGGTCAACTAGCAGCTGGAATGGCGCATGAATTAAACACTCCTTTAGGTGCCATTGTTTCATCAAACTTTTTGTTATCTGATTTTTTGAAACAGAAATTAATTCATGTAATCGATATCATTGTTGGATTTAATAAAGAAGATTCAATTCGATTTTATTTGGTATTAGAAGAAAGTTTAAAGAACCAAACCTTTATGGAAGGAAAAGCAGAAAGGTTGATCAAAAAAGAATTGGCTTTAAAGTATTCATCGATAAAAAAAATGGATTTGTATGGAGAACATATACAACTTGTTGTTGGGACGGGTGCTTTTCGTTTGGGTGATAGACTGATACAAATATTAGAAAGTGAAAATTCCTTACAAATTCTAGAGGCGGTCTCAAGTATTACTTCTGCTTACCGTTCAAATCAAATTATTTCTGTTGCATCAGAAAAAGCAACCCATGTGATTAGGGCCTTAAAAAGTTATCTGGTTTCGGATAAAGACATTTTGAACGGAAATTCAGTTGTTGATCTAGTATTTGAAATAGAAACTATACTTTCACTTTATCATTATAATTTAACGAAAGTAACTATTGTTAAATCATACTTAACGGATAAAAAGTGTAAAGGGAACCGTGATAAATTAAATCAAGTTTGGATTAATTTGCTAAACAATGCTCTTCAGGCTATGTCGTACAATGGTACAATAGAAATCAAAATCCAATTAGTAGAAAATTTTATTAAAGTGTCGATCATTGATTCTGGCACTGGGATTTCTGAGTCCATCAAAAGAAAAATTTTTGACCCATTTTTTACCACCAAACCTGATGGGGAAGGTATGGGTTTGGGTCTTGATATCTGTAAAAAGATCATTACTCAAATGGATGGAAAAATTGAGTTAGAAGAAGTCCCCCTGGGGGCATGTTTTTCGGTTTGGTTGCCGGTTGCCGAAACCTGA
- a CDS encoding alpha/beta hydrolase family esterase, whose amino-acid sequence MRILSLLLFSSFVLSCMGLNRKLTSNEKSDFIEIQGHKRTYIVHYPKNWDGSQIPMLVALHGRFGSGSSMILQTKLDLLSDSKGFIVVFPDGYKRSWADGRGNTPADENQINDVTFIELLVKRLIAEGSVNAKKVFLVGHSNGGFMAQRLAVEKPELWKGVLSVAAQISVFTLKRKQILKTKTVSVGIMAGTEDPLVPFSGGYVRDGGEILSVDDSILRWKEWNSCTETVTKKTESYREDFVDLKIDFLRYESCVDNTKVGLIQLNGLGHSWPGEKPMIPFIDQGKTTKVIDGSKLVWDFMENL is encoded by the coding sequence ATGAGAATCCTTTCTTTATTGTTATTCTCTAGTTTTGTTTTATCTTGTATGGGATTGAATCGAAAACTAACTTCTAATGAAAAATCGGATTTTATCGAAATTCAAGGCCATAAAAGAACTTATATTGTCCATTATCCGAAAAACTGGGATGGATCACAAATACCAATGTTAGTCGCTCTTCATGGACGGTTTGGATCTGGCTCTTCGATGATTTTACAAACAAAGTTAGATTTATTATCTGATTCAAAAGGTTTTATTGTCGTTTTTCCCGATGGTTACAAAAGAAGTTGGGCCGATGGAAGAGGAAATACTCCTGCAGATGAAAATCAAATCAATGATGTAACTTTCATCGAACTTTTGGTGAAACGATTGATTGCGGAAGGTTCCGTGAATGCTAAGAAAGTTTTTCTTGTGGGTCATTCTAATGGCGGTTTTATGGCACAAAGATTGGCAGTAGAAAAACCTGAATTATGGAAAGGGGTTTTGAGTGTGGCAGCACAAATTTCTGTATTTACTCTTAAAAGAAAACAAATCTTAAAAACAAAGACAGTTTCCGTTGGAATTATGGCAGGCACTGAAGATCCACTTGTTCCATTTAGTGGAGGTTATGTGAGAGATGGTGGTGAGATTCTTTCCGTAGATGACTCTATACTAAGATGGAAAGAATGGAACTCTTGTACGGAAACCGTAACTAAAAAAACAGAAAGTTATAGAGAAGACTTTGTCGATTTAAAGATAGATTTTCTTCGATATGAATCCTGCGTTGATAATACTAAAGTTGGTTTAATTCAATTAAATGGACTAGGTCATAGTTGGCCTGGAGAAAAACCCATGATTCCCTTTATCGACCAAGGAAAAACAACAAAAGTAATCGATGGATCCAAACTTGTTTGGGATTTTATGGAAAACCTGTGA
- a CDS encoding DUF1554 domain-containing protein, which produces MFRYLFVPLLLFVFYCNEQTLNNTCDINSDSYLESTILFNLLGEGRNNCSTGTIEFFPTVIALSSKKGVINEGSGSPLRFSVTLKEKPEAKVEIELIVSNPSYAIVSPTALSFDSTNWSTPQNIQVTDINDSLLNGIRDFRVILTPKSEDSKLDLNPAEIQMQILDNEKRMFLSAGSYRGGEFGGVSGADAICSTDSLCPPGSSCKAMILNGNTRIASLTANVGDGQVDWVLKPNAHYYLTDGTTLISYTNNTSLFQIPFSNPIDSVNYGTWFGGNADWVFVTSTSCFTWSAIVNTESGFILRTQQVNNLFFGATYGCGNQLKLLCVEY; this is translated from the coding sequence ATGTTTCGTTATTTATTCGTTCCATTATTACTTTTCGTTTTTTATTGTAATGAACAAACACTAAACAATACATGCGATATTAATTCCGATTCTTATCTCGAATCAACAATCCTTTTTAATTTGTTAGGTGAAGGTAGGAATAATTGTTCCACAGGAACCATTGAGTTTTTCCCCACTGTCATTGCACTCAGTTCTAAAAAAGGAGTGATTAACGAGGGTAGTGGAAGTCCCCTTCGATTTTCAGTAACTCTTAAGGAGAAACCTGAGGCAAAAGTTGAGATTGAACTAATAGTTTCAAATCCTTCTTATGCTATCGTCAGTCCTACAGCGCTCAGTTTTGATTCAACCAATTGGTCTACTCCTCAAAATATCCAGGTAACAGATATTAATGATTCTTTGCTCAATGGCATTCGAGATTTTCGTGTGATTTTAACTCCAAAATCAGAAGATTCAAAGTTGGATTTGAATCCTGCGGAAATACAAATGCAAATTTTGGACAACGAAAAAAGAATGTTTTTATCTGCTGGTTCCTATCGAGGCGGTGAATTTGGGGGAGTTTCAGGTGCAGATGCCATTTGTTCTACTGATAGCTTGTGCCCACCCGGTTCTTCTTGTAAGGCAATGATTTTAAATGGAAACACTCGGATTGCTTCCTTAACTGCGAATGTGGGTGATGGGCAAGTGGATTGGGTTTTGAAACCTAACGCACATTATTACCTAACGGATGGAACGACTCTGATTTCCTATACCAACAATACCTCTTTATTCCAAATTCCATTTTCCAATCCCATTGATTCGGTTAACTATGGAACCTGGTTTGGCGGTAATGCTGATTGGGTTTTTGTTACCAGCACTAGCTGTTTTACGTGGTCGGCAATCGTAAATACAGAATCAGGATTTATATTAAGGACTCAGCAAGTAAATAATTTGTTTTTTGGAGCAACCTATGGATGTGGCAATCAACTAAAATTGTTATGTGTTGAGTATTGA
- a CDS encoding DNA alkylation repair protein, which produces MEPLKEMYSRDWVLGLGNHLNRVDSKIKPLEFQKQVFSAPWKEMELKQRIDRLSDVLIENWQGSIADIYPNIISLIHSLREEGVSDFNFPYIFLNDIVTKTGLDDFDTSMKALEKITVFSSAEFAIRFFYKHHFQKTVKQMQTWSKHKEPFVRRLASEGSRPMLPWGIGIPEIKQNPEIHLSILKTLWDDENEIVRRSVANHLNDISKLNPDLVLEFCESRFGKSKELDKNLKHALRTLLKKGNKKSLSFFSYNTKWKPTKINLTLRKKEINIGDSLEFEVSINQTPKDTTKIRIEYKIGFLLANGKHGYKVFQLGEKSLLPKEKVKITKRHSFAPITTRVYYPGKHTISILLNGNEYKLQKFELKRETK; this is translated from the coding sequence ATGGAACCTTTGAAAGAAATGTATTCCCGGGATTGGGTTCTCGGACTCGGAAATCACTTAAATCGGGTGGATTCCAAAATCAAACCTTTGGAATTTCAAAAACAAGTGTTTTCTGCACCTTGGAAAGAGATGGAATTAAAACAAAGGATCGATCGCCTCTCTGATGTACTGATTGAGAATTGGCAAGGATCAATAGCCGATATCTATCCGAATATCATCTCTCTCATTCACTCACTGCGCGAAGAAGGGGTTTCTGATTTTAATTTTCCTTATATTTTTTTGAACGATATTGTCACCAAAACAGGGTTAGATGACTTTGATACATCTATGAAAGCATTGGAGAAAATAACGGTATTCTCAAGTGCTGAGTTTGCGATTCGATTTTTTTACAAACACCATTTTCAAAAAACTGTAAAACAAATGCAAACCTGGTCAAAACATAAGGAACCATTTGTGCGAAGGTTGGCAAGTGAAGGCAGTCGGCCAATGTTGCCTTGGGGGATTGGGATCCCTGAGATCAAACAAAACCCAGAAATTCATTTATCTATATTAAAAACACTCTGGGATGATGAAAATGAAATTGTTCGCAGAAGTGTTGCAAATCATTTGAATGATATTTCTAAATTAAATCCAGATTTGGTATTAGAATTTTGCGAAAGTAGATTTGGAAAGTCAAAAGAATTAGATAAAAATTTAAAACATGCTTTACGAACCCTTCTGAAAAAAGGAAACAAAAAATCTTTAAGTTTCTTTTCGTATAACACAAAATGGAAACCGACAAAAATCAATTTAACTTTACGTAAGAAAGAAATCAATATTGGGGATTCACTTGAATTTGAAGTTTCAATCAATCAAACTCCAAAAGATACAACCAAAATAAGAATTGAATATAAAATTGGTTTTTTGCTAGCAAATGGTAAACATGGGTATAAGGTGTTTCAGTTAGGTGAAAAAAGTTTGTTACCTAAAGAGAAAGTTAAAATCACAAAACGACATTCTTTTGCTCCGATCACCACGCGAGTATATTATCCAGGAAAACATACGATTTCTATATTATTAAATGGTAATGAATATAAATTACAAAAATTTGAATTAAAAAGAGAAACAAAGTAA